One region of Pelotomaculum isophthalicicum JI genomic DNA includes:
- a CDS encoding cysteine desulfurase family protein, whose product MIYLDYNATTPVDKKVAEAMLPFIYGEYGNPSSSHELGFSAKTAIEQSRSRVADLLNCSPVEVLFTSGGSESNNTVIKGVALTFKDKENHIVTSQIEHPSVLNPCRHLEKLGCEISYLSVDEYGAVNAEDLEKLITEKTILVTVMHSNNETGALQPIKEISEVCRKHNILLHTDASQSVGKIPIDVKELGVDFLTVAGHKLYAPKGIGALYIKQGIIAYNGLFYAV is encoded by the coding sequence ATGATATATCTTGACTATAACGCCACCACTCCTGTGGACAAAAAAGTCGCGGAAGCAATGCTTCCCTTTATCTACGGGGAATATGGCAATCCGTCCAGCAGCCACGAATTAGGCTTTAGCGCTAAGACGGCTATTGAACAATCAAGGAGCCGGGTTGCGGATCTTCTTAACTGTTCACCCGTAGAAGTGTTATTTACAAGCGGCGGCAGCGAGTCGAACAATACGGTTATAAAGGGAGTGGCTTTAACTTTTAAAGACAAAGAAAACCATATCGTGACCTCGCAGATAGAACACCCATCCGTATTAAACCCGTGCAGGCATTTAGAAAAGTTGGGTTGTGAAATTTCCTATCTATCGGTCGACGAATACGGCGCGGTAAACGCTGAAGATTTGGAAAAGCTGATCACGGAAAAAACTATCCTGGTTACAGTGATGCATTCGAATAACGAGACAGGCGCCTTGCAACCGATTAAGGAGATATCCGAAGTCTGCCGCAAACACAATATTTTGCTCCATACCGACGCGTCCCAATCGGTTGGTAAAATACCTATTGATGTAAAAGAGCTTGGCGTGGACTTTCTAACGGTGGCCGGCCACAAGCTTTACGCTCCGAAAGGCATTGGGGCGTTGTATATAAAACAAGGCATTATAGCGTATAACGGTCTTTTTTATGCTGTTTAA
- a CDS encoding family 2A encapsulin nanocompartment shell protein, translated as MEEQESKVPALGAHEAYQLAKVTKIAPQFDSITPRWLPKLLEWKPLEAGIFRLNKVKEGETPLDILCSQQDDVKIPEGFVNYESNPREYILTSISTIINVHTRISDIYSYPTDQIKEQLRLSMESLKERQESQLINSDDYGLLKNASDSQRIQTRKGYPTPDDMDELISKVWKEPSFFLAHPRAIAAFGRECTRRGVPPATVNLFGSPFLTWRGIPIIPTDKLLVDGQKKPESQTGKTNILLVRTGEKKQGVIGLFQAGVPGEQSMGLSVRFMGIDKNGIASYLLAIYCSLAILTEDAVGVLEDVDVGNYYEYN; from the coding sequence ATGGAAGAGCAAGAAAGCAAAGTCCCTGCGTTAGGCGCGCATGAGGCGTATCAACTTGCCAAAGTGACAAAAATAGCGCCGCAATTCGATTCGATTACTCCAAGATGGTTACCAAAGTTATTGGAATGGAAGCCTCTTGAAGCAGGAATTTTTAGATTGAATAAAGTTAAAGAGGGAGAAACTCCTCTGGATATTCTCTGCAGTCAGCAAGACGACGTAAAAATACCGGAGGGTTTTGTCAATTATGAGTCAAACCCTCGTGAATACATACTAACCTCAATATCTACGATAATCAATGTTCATACCCGCATATCCGACATATACAGTTACCCTACGGACCAAATCAAAGAACAGCTTCGCCTGAGCATGGAAAGCTTAAAAGAAAGACAGGAAAGCCAACTCATTAACAGTGACGATTACGGACTATTAAAAAATGCGTCTGATTCACAAAGAATTCAGACGCGCAAAGGTTACCCCACTCCGGACGACATGGATGAACTTATTTCAAAAGTATGGAAAGAGCCTTCATTTTTCCTCGCGCATCCAAGAGCTATAGCGGCATTCGGCCGTGAATGCACCAGACGTGGAGTACCACCTGCGACAGTAAATTTATTCGGCTCGCCGTTTTTAACATGGAGAGGTATTCCAATTATTCCCACGGATAAACTGTTAGTCGACGGTCAGAAAAAACCGGAGAGTCAAACCGGCAAAACAAATATCCTCCTTGTCCGCACCGGTGAAAAGAAACAGGGTGTTATAGGCCTCTTCCAGGCAGGTGTTCCAGGGGAACAGTCGATGGGTTTATCGGTAAGATTCATGGGGATAGATAAAAACGGAATAGCATCATATCTTCTTGCGATATATTGCTCTTTAGCCATTTTGACGGAAGACGCGGTTGGGGTGCTCGAAGACGTGGATGTGGGTAACTATTATGAATATAACTAA